The Temnothorax longispinosus isolate EJ_2023e chromosome 7, Tlon_JGU_v1, whole genome shotgun sequence genome contains a region encoding:
- the LOC139816450 gene encoding venom serine protease Bi-VSP-like has translation MFFGLGIARWVRLGNLNLAQTNDTAMSQTIRIQERIRHPDYKPPSQYHDIAILRLEKEATYNVFVRPACLPVDWPDVGQNDKAVATGWGSVDWSDDKGSDNLLKVTLNLVPHQSCNTSFFDDDFIDHDY, from the exons ATGTTCTTCGGACT CGGAATCGCGAGGTGGGTGCGACTCGGCAATCTGAATCTCGCGCAGACGAACGACACCGCGATGTCGCAGACTATCAGAATCCAGGAAAGGATAAGGCATCCTGACTACAAACCCCCATCGCAATATCATGACATAGCTATACTCCGCCTGGAAAAAGAAGCTACCTACAACGTGTTTGTTAGACCGGCGTGTCTTCCGGTTGATTGGCCTGACGTGGGTCAAAATGACAAGGCAGTCGCCACCGGATGGGGCTCAGTCGACTGGT CTGATGACAAAGGCTCAGACAATCTATTGAAGGTGACACTTAATTTGGTCCCTCATCAATCTTGCAACACGAGTTTCTTCGACGACGATTTCATAGATCACGATTAT